The genomic segment TCCAAGTAACGGCCAAGTAGGAGCAGTGCAATAATCATCGCCGCGCCGTCGAAATAAAGTTGCGGCGCTTGTCCAGCAGCAGTGAAAAAACGCGGAAAGAATATCGCAGCGACACTATAAAAATACGCTGCCGACGTACCGATGGCGATCAGCGTATTCATATCGCTCGAACCGTGCCGAGCGGCTGTCCACGCGCCGCGATAAAACTGCCATCCCGCCCAAAACTGCACTGGCGTGGTTAACAGCAGCAAGACTACAGGATGACTTAGACCATGAATCGGCAACATGTGTGGCATCGAGCCCAACATGATCAGGATCGACAGCACTACACTGACGGACAATTTGATCGTCAGCGTGTTCCGTTCGCTTTGCTGCTGTTGCTGTTCAGTATCGTGACCGTCCTCTGCCGTGCGTTCGACGACCTCATAACCCGTCGCGGTGATTACCCGTTTAAAATCTTCGAGATTGGCTTGTTGCGGTTGATACTCAACCAGTGCTTCTTCGCTAGCGAGATTGATACTGGCTTTCACCACCCCAGGCGTGTGCTGCAACGCCTTCTCGATCTTATCGACACACGACGCACAGTGCATCCCGCGAATACTAACCAGGGAGGTGGCATGCCCACTTGCATGATCTTTCAATGAAGGCTCTTGCTGATGCATTGTTAGGCAACATGACAATTCGTGTGAAAAGAGGCAAGGGAGTGCTCACGTAATTAAGAGTTCAGAGGGAAGAGGCAAGAATGAAAAAAAGGCCAAAAGCTGCGGGCCGTAGGGGAAAACAGAACAGTTCGGAGTTCGGAGTTGGGAACAGTGCGGAGTTGTAAACAGCAATTTGGTGGGCGGTGCCCACTTTACAATTCTTCATTTTTCATTTTTCATTCTCCATTATTCTGCCGGTCCCAGTTCTTCCTCAAACACGTGATAGCCTACTGTCCGCAGTTCAGTCAGTACTTGTGTAATGTGTTCCTCACCAGAGGTTTCTAACGTCAGCGTAATCTCGGATTCGCCAATTTCAGCGCGACTGAAGCCACGGGTGTGAATGATCTCTAGAATGTTCGCCCCTTGGTCGGCCACCAGGGTGCTGACCCGTGCCAGCGCTCCTGGACGATCGGGAATGATCAAACTGATGCGCGTGAGTCGTCCTTCTTGTACTAAGCCTTTCTCGATCACACGGGAAATGACATTCATGTCGATATTGCCACCAGAGATGACCAGAATGACCGTTTTGCTGTTGAGCCCCAACGGACGATTGAGCAGTGCGGCCAGTGTTGTGGCCGCTGCACCTTCGACAACCGTCTTCTCGGTTTCCAGTAACAGCAGAATAGCACGGGCGATTTCAGCCTCACTCACTGCCACAATCGTATCAAGATAGCGTTGCGCCAACGGTAACGTATGTTCACCAACTCGCCGTACCGCGATGCCATCGGCTATCGTCGATGCTCGTTGGATGGGAGTCGGTGCGCCCGCTGCAAGTGCGACCTGCATTCCAGGGACGCGCTCCGCTTGCACACCAATGATCTGGCCATGAAAGCCCCTCTCTTTCAAAGCGAGAGCAATCCCACCACTCAACCCGCCGCCGCCTACGGGAATAATAACCGCATCAAAGTTAGGGAGTTGTTCAAGAAGTTCCAGCCCGAGGGTGCCTTGTCCCGCGATGATGGCTGGGTCGTTAAAGGCAGGAATGAACACGCTGCCACGTTCATCTTGTATACGTTGCGCTTCAGCGAGGGCCTCGTCGAAATCCATACCGGCAAGAATGACCTCGGCACCGTACCGGCGAGCCGAACTCACTTTAATCAACGGCGCAAAGCGTGGCATAACGATCGTTGCTGGCACTCCTAACCTTCGCGCATGAAAGGCAACGGCGAGACCGTGGTTGCCAGCGCTCGCCGCAATCACGCCACGTGTACGTTCCTCGGGAGTGAGGGTCAGCAGGCGATTGAGAGCCCCTCGTTCCTTGAACGAGCCGGTCATTTGCAGATTGTCGAGCTTGAGATAGGTGCGGGTGCCTGTCAGTCGACTGAGTGACTCAGAGCTGGTACACGGTGAAACATAGATTGTCGTGCCGATCCGGGCACGGGCGGCGTGGACATCAGCGAGTGTAATCATGATCCCGGAGTTGTACTCCGGGATCGTACTTCTGCCAACCGGCTATTGCAGAGTAAATGCCCGTGATACTGAACTGCGGCAGCCAAACGAGTTACAGGCTGACACTGACCAGTAATACGTGCCGCTCGGTAGCGTGGGGATAACGCCCTGTGATACGGTGAGTCCGGTTTGAGAGTACACCGTCGTCTTTCGTCTTAGCGAGCGCCGTACGGTGACATTGTACGAAGTCGCACAACTCGTATCTGCCCAATCGATGGGGACCGGACCAATGGAGAGCGTCGCATTGGCGAGCGGGGTGTTCAGGGCCGCTGGATCGGGTGTCGTGGTGCAGGGGGCAGGAGTGGTGCCACCCTGTTTTGCCTGTCCCGAGTCTACTGCAATTCGCAGGCTTGATTCATCCACCGCTTCGAAATCTGATCCTTTGATTCGATGGAGGTCATGCAGTTCACCGTCATTCCAGCGTGAGTCAGGTGCGCCAGAGAGATACCACGAACTCCCGTTATCAGAGACGAACATCCCATATTTCTTCAGAGCGCGAAGAATGACCTGATTTTTTGCTGAGAACGAGGAGATGTTGAATGAGGCCTTTAAACGAAACCGCAGACCCATCGGTGGGTATTGGGTCCCCTGCTGTGAAGTGTGATGGCGTGCTGGCCAGAGGTGAGCGGCTTGGGTTTTAGAAACGGTGAATCGAAGGGCGTGATTAATGTTCCCTGATAGCACTTCATCATAACGAACCAAGCCGGGGAACATCGGCAATCCGGCAGCATCGGCTGAAGTCCATCCATCGCGACGCAGTGCATGCGAGCCTAGATTCCATACTGCTCCTGACGCGGCTCGCCAACTGCCGTCGGCCTGAGGGAACGCGTAGAAGAGTTCATAGAGTTTGCAAGTTCCGAGTTGGACAACCAGAACGTGGCGGTCTCCAGTGCTACTGGGGCCACCTTCGATGGGCGCACTAGCAGGAATCGGCATCGGGCCTGGGTCGCTCTCACTGCCGTACGCCGTGTAGACGACCGGAACTAACGGCTGCGTGCTCGGTACGACGATGAAGGGGATTCCGTTAGGCGCCCCGTTCCAGACCGTGCCGAAATCGGGATGCAGACCGTTCGTTGCCCCGACCGCATTGATGTAGGTGGTGGAGCTGGGATGTACAGGGAGTGTATCAATCGGTGTGTTCCAGATGTTGTCGGCAGGAAAAACCGAACAATTGCTGGTTTGGGCAACAACACGTTGGGGAAGGGTGGCGAGAAGCAACGCGAGCAGTAGTTGCAGGCCGACGCGCTGACACGGGAAAAGTGCGGATGAGCGACGCATACGAGTTGTCTCCTTCGTTGCCCCAGGGCTGAGGTGGCTGTGTTGTTTCGTGAAGGAAACGCGAACACACGCCGGAAGAGTGCGACCCAGGGCACTGCATAAAGTACCGCTTGCGATAGTATCGGCAGTTGTGAAAATAACCTAACTATCGGAGCGCGCGCATCTAGCGCGTGAGGTGCGCAACTAACTTTATGTATGCCTGAAGGCCCACCCAGACCGCACTGCGTGCGTGAAATTGCCGAACCCGCACCATCAGCTCTCACCGGTTACGAGGCCTGAGGGTGCAGCGTGAGGGGCCTATGACAGACGCGAGCGGAAGATACGTTGTCGGCGTGAACTGCCGAAGAGCGACCGGAAGAGAAGGCCACGAAACACCATCAAGGCAAAAAGCAGCAGCATACCGAGCACGTTCCAGAACAGGTTGTCGAGCGAGCCGCCCAACAGACCCATCACGCTCATAAACGGAAATCCCAATTGCCCAACTTGAAGAGGGGACACAAACGCTGAAGGAAAGCCGAGCGAAAGAATCGTGAGCAGCACGAGAGGTAAGAACCACTCGATCCAGTTCTCGCGCAGGAAATCGACACTCTCTTGGAGCAGGCCGAAGCCATCACTACGGCCCAGATAAATGACTTCAGGGATGGGATTGAGAATGATCAACAGGATGACCGTGACAATAAAAGTAATATCTTGCGATGCCTCTACTGGAGGTAAGGCGTAGGAGAGGGTGAGGCGGACAAGGAAAAGGAAGAACAAGACGGTAATGACTGGGCTCAGATACGGACGCCAGCTCTCAGTTAATTCTGAGAGAACCATGCGCTGTCCGTTGACAACCCCAGCGAGGAAGAACAGGTACGAGCTGGTACACATTGCGGAAGTAAAGCCAAAGATCAAACCGCCAAGCATGCCCAGTCGAAAGACAAAACTCCCAGTGATGAGCAGAATCACGCCGTACAGCAGCGGCAAAAAAGCTACCCACCAATTGCGCGTGATCTTTTGCCACGTTTCCGTTGCTGCTTGTCGGTACATCTGCAGCGTTGAGCTAATGAGGGCACCCCAATCCATTACACTCTTCCTCCTCGCCGCCCCGCCAAGGGTTGGGGGCCGGGTGTTAGGGGGTGGTTAGAACTGCAATTTCGTTGTTTCTGCTTCCTCCCCACAGCACACTGTCTCTCTATACCCTCATGCATACGGTTGTCCCCAGCGATCTTGAAACGTAACAGCTTTGAGCGGTTGTCGAGAGACGGGGCCAAATTTGCCCATTGGGTAGCCGATGGGGAGAATAGCGAAGGTTTCGGCGTTCTCCGGTAAGCCGAGCACGTCATTCACTTCTTTTTCTAACAGCAAGTGACGGGTGGTGAGCGTTGACCCGAGGCCGAGGCCACGGGCAGCGAGGAGCATGTTTTGTACGGCTGGATAGATTGAGGCGCCGGACATCTTCGCGAGACCAATATTTTTTGCCATATCGTTGACGAGGCAACAGACAATCAGCACCGGAGCTTCGTGAAAGTGTTCTGTGAGATGCACGACCGCATTCAGCATGCGTTGCTTTTGCCCTTCGGTTTTGCCTGGTGGCGGGGGCGCGGCTTGATAACGCGGGAGCAACTGATCGAGTGCCCGTTTGTAGCGCTGCTGGATTTGTTGCTTGGTGTCCGCATCTTTGACCACAATAAAACGCCAGTGTTGGACATCGCCTCCACTCGGCGCGCAAAGGCCGGCCTCGATGATTCTGCGAATCGACTCATCTGGAACAGGGTCGGGTCGTAGGCGACGCATTGCCCGCATGGTTCGTATCGCTTCAAACAGATTGATCTCCTCCGCCATAATGCCTCCTCTGATGGATGCTGTCCTACCTACCACGTGCGCCTAGTGAAGGAAATTACCGCGATCGGATTTGCCCTCCTGCGTTCTGTCACGTAGTCTATGGTCGATTTGGATCGGGAAGGGGAGGGACGCATGCAGAACCAACTGTTTGCCAAGAAGACCTTGCACATGCTGGAAAAGGAAATGGCTGGTGAGAACCGGTTGCATCGGGTGCTGGGACCGGTGCAACTGACTGCGCTCGGCATTGGTGCCATTATTGGCACTGGCATATTTGTCCTCACTGGGATTGCGGCGCACGATAAAGTCGGCCCTGCGTTGACCTTGTCGTTTGTGGTTGCTGGCGCCGCCTGCGTGTTTGCTGCGCTATGTTATGCCGAGTTTGCTTCGATGGTGCCGGTTGCGGGGTCGGCATATACGTATGCCTATGCAACTCTTGGTGAGTTATTTGCGTGGATCATCGGATGGGATCTGGTCTTGGAGTATACGGTTGCGTCGGCAACGGTGGCGCATGGATGGTCACACTATTTCCAGGACTTCATAGGCATTTTCGGCTTGCACCTGCCGCATATATTTACTAATGCGCCCTTCGACTTCGATCCGGCAACGGGACAACTCGCCGCCACCGGAACCCTCTTTGATTTGCCAGCGCTCGTGATTGCAACTCTGGTCACTGTTGTGCTCGTCGCTGGTATCCGAGAAAGTGCGAGTTTTAATGCGGTGATGGTCATCATTAAAGTGGCGGTTGTCCTGTTTGTGATCTTCGTCGGGGCGATGTACGTCAATCCTGACAATTGGTTTCCATTTGCGCCCTATGGCTATACCGGAGTCAGTCTCTTTGGGCACACGTTGATGGGGCAGACTGGACCGAATGGCGAGCCGTTGGGCGTGTTGGCTGGTGCGGCGACGATCTTCTTCGCCTACATCGGTTTCGACGCGGTCTCGACTCAAGCCGAAGAAGCCAAGAATCCTCAGCGCGATGTGCCGATTGGCATTATCACCTCGCTGGTCATTTGTACGCTGCTGTACATTGCCGTGGCTGCGGTGCTGACCGGAATGGTGCCATACAAAGAAATCAATGTGAATGCACCGGTCTCGGATGCGTTCAAGCAGGTTGGCCTGCCCTGGGCGCAATTTCTCATTTCCCTTGGCGCGCTGACTGGTATTACCTCTGTGCTGTTGGTGTTGATGCTGAGCCAGCCACGGGTGTTCTTAGCAATGGCACGAGACGGGCTAGTTCCGCAAAGCTTTTTTGGTGCCGTGCATGAGAAGTTTCGTACACCGTGGAAATCCAGCATTTTGACCGGCGTATCGGTGGGATTAATGGGCGCGTTCATTCCGCTGCGTATTCTCGCGGAACTTGTGAATATCGGAACATTACTAGCGTTTGTGATTGTCTGCGCGGCGGTGTTAGTGATGCGGCGGATCAACCCCGATGCGCCACGACCTTTCCGGTGTCCAGCGGTGCCACTGGTGCCGATTCTTGGTATCTTCTTTTGTTCGGTGCTCATGTTCTCGCTGCCCGCCGAGAACTGGCTGCGCTTGATTATTTGGCTGCTGCTTGGATTTGCGATTTACTTTGTCTATGGCCGGCATCACAGTGTGTTGGCGCGGCAGTTGTAAAACAAGCAAACACTACGAGGAGGCAAAAACCTCAGCGTAGATAGCCCGAAGCGGCAACACCACACCGGGAGTGCGGAAGGAAACGACAGCGTCGAGCGTCGTGTAGGTTTGCGCGGTCCACTCTCCCGTCGGCTGTCGTTGCCAATGGGTGGTGTGGATATGGGCTTGTTCAATCAGTAAATATTCCTGCAACGAGGGAATAGCTTGATAAAGAGCAAACTTCTCTCCCTGATCATACTCACGTGTCGCGTCAGAGAGGACCTCTACGATGACAGCAGGGTTAGTGATGGTATCGGGACGGTCTGCGGTAAGGGCAATGGTGCCACAAACCACCATCACATCTGGATAGGTAAACAGCCCATCGGGAGTTTTGACGCGTAAGTCTGAACCAAAAGCACTACAACCATGCGAGCGAACAGCACTGCGCAAGACGCTTAAAATGTTCGCACTGATATGATTGTGGGCAAGCGACGCTCCTGCCATGGCGAAGATTTCGCCCCTGTAGAACTCGTGCTTGATGCCAGAGCTTGCTTCCACGGCAAAGTAATCGTCTTCGCTGTAATGACGCTGCGAACGTTGCAACATGTTGCTTCCTTTTGTCGCAACATACCAGGTTCACAGTTGCCTTTGAAGCGACGCACGGCTCTCTGTTTTCGCTCTGTCACATCTTCCGCGAGGTTGTAGGGCGGGTCGTGACCCACCCTCCGTTGCTGGCTGCTGTTTGGATTTGCGATTTACTTTGTCTATGGCCGGCATCACAGTGTGTTGGCGCGGCAGTTGGTCGAATAGGTAAGGGGTGGCAACTGGCGAACAAGCCATCAACGACGCCTGGCTATAGTTCCTTCCGTGCGCTACTGTAGCGATATGAAGATTGTCACCATACGAGAAACATTTACTGATCAATGGGTTGCCACTAAGGTACTCAAAGTTAATAGCGCCAATATCCCGATCGCGGGGGAAGTGATCGCCCACGGTTCCAAGAAACAACACGTATACCAAGCAGCGAAGCAGTATCTTACCTTGGACCCAAGGGCGAGGCTATTCATTTTCTTTACCGGTGACCCGATTCCTGCGGGGGTGGAGGCAATGCTTGTCCTCGGCTAGCCGGATCAGAGGACGCTTGGCTCATGGTGGGCTCTTATTGGTGCCGGTAACGGTCCAGGGGCAAGATTTCGAATTTCTGATTGATACCGGTGCCGCATATACTGCCCTGAGCAAGGAGATGATTTCTTTTCTGGGCCTTTCTCTCACCCCACAGCGCACGATCCTCATTGCTCCAGCTCAGGGGCGGACGTTCCACGCACCAGTATTGGGCATTCCTGAATTACGCATTGGCGGATTTCGCCTGACGAACGTCACCGCCATTTTGTTGGAGTTTCCTCCGGCTTTGAAGCTGGACGGAGTCTTGGGGATGAATGTCCTCAAACAGTTTCGCACCACGATTGAAACCGACACTGCTACGCTCGTTCTCCGTCTTGTGACTCGTTAAGCCGACAATCTCTGGGTGACTCTGAACCTAGACATTTTGTGACTCTTCTCGTACGCTCTCCCATTCGTCCCAGCGTCCATTTTTTCGCGACTCTTACATGTCCTGGCTCTCAAACTCATAAACTTTTTGTGACTCCGAGCAGCCTTCAACTCCGACCTTTTTTGGACCCTGGACTCTGGACAGTCCGAGACGCTGGACTTGTCCCTGGTCCTACCAATGCGCTGTATACTGAATGCCCGCAATTGCCGCAGAGTTCCGAGCCATAGGTTTGTTGGTATTCCGTGCATGGGCAACCCGAGGTCGAACAGGCGCCATAGCCCAGTAGCGG from the Deltaproteobacteria bacterium genome contains:
- a CDS encoding threonine ammonia-lyase, encoding MITLADVHAARARIGTTIYVSPCTSSESLSRLTGTRTYLKLDNLQMTGSFKERGALNRLLTLTPEERTRGVIAASAGNHGLAVAFHARRLGVPATIVMPRFAPLIKVSSARRYGAEVILAGMDFDEALAEAQRIQDERGSVFIPAFNDPAIIAGQGTLGLELLEQLPNFDAVIIPVGGGGLSGGIALALKERGFHGQIIGVQAERVPGMQVALAAGAPTPIQRASTIADGIAVRRVGEHTLPLAQRYLDTIVAVSEAEIARAILLLLETEKTVVEGAAATTLAALLNRPLGLNSKTVILVISGGNIDMNVISRVIEKGLVQEGRLTRISLIIPDRPGALARVSTLVADQGANILEIIHTRGFSRAEIGESEITLTLETSGEEHITQVLTELRTVGYHVFEEELGPAE
- a CDS encoding nitroreductase, producing the protein MAEEINLFEAIRTMRAMRRLRPDPVPDESIRRIIEAGLCAPSGGDVQHWRFIVVKDADTKQQIQQRYKRALDQLLPRYQAAPPPPGKTEGQKQRMLNAVVHLTEHFHEAPVLIVCCLVNDMAKNIGLAKMSGASIYPAVQNMLLAARGLGLGSTLTTRHLLLEKEVNDVLGLPENAETFAILPIGYPMGKFGPVSRQPLKAVTFQDRWGQPYA
- a CDS encoding amino acid permease; protein product: MQNQLFAKKTLHMLEKEMAGENRLHRVLGPVQLTALGIGAIIGTGIFVLTGIAAHDKVGPALTLSFVVAGAACVFAALCYAEFASMVPVAGSAYTYAYATLGELFAWIIGWDLVLEYTVASATVAHGWSHYFQDFIGIFGLHLPHIFTNAPFDFDPATGQLAATGTLFDLPALVIATLVTVVLVAGIRESASFNAVMVIIKVAVVLFVIFVGAMYVNPDNWFPFAPYGYTGVSLFGHTLMGQTGPNGEPLGVLAGAATIFFAYIGFDAVSTQAEEAKNPQRDVPIGIITSLVICTLLYIAVAAVLTGMVPYKEINVNAPVSDAFKQVGLPWAQFLISLGALTGITSVLLVLMLSQPRVFLAMARDGLVPQSFFGAVHEKFRTPWKSSILTGVSVGLMGAFIPLRILAELVNIGTLLAFVIVCAAVLVMRRINPDAPRPFRCPAVPLVPILGIFFCSVLMFSLPAENWLRLIIWLLLGFAIYFVYGRHHSVLARQL
- a CDS encoding Uma2 family endonuclease, whose product is MLQRSQRHYSEDDYFAVEASSGIKHEFYRGEIFAMAGASLAHNHISANILSVLRSAVRSHGCSAFGSDLRVKTPDGLFTYPDVMVVCGTIALTADRPDTITNPAVIVEVLSDATREYDQGEKFALYQAIPSLQEYLLIEQAHIHTTHWQRQPTGEWTAQTYTTLDAVVSFRTPGVVLPLRAIYAEVFASS